The following are encoded in a window of Pelecanus crispus isolate bPelCri1 chromosome 6, bPelCri1.pri, whole genome shotgun sequence genomic DNA:
- the FJX1 gene encoding four-jointed box protein 1, whose product MKRARRAAPGPLPLLGLLLLGALPGLWTVMLRREAAVQWEPDPEPRPPAGPPPGRWGWGRSPAARSEPGGEQKTFRALLAVPAATAGREEWGGEERLAAAGSRPPAAGASPVERGIFWSRELEEQVPPGFAAEEAAAWLSAARAARVASLERGGCGRSSNRLARLSDGSRACVRYGINPEQIQGEALSYHLAGVLGMQERLPPMALALVEARGRQWEPVREELRGSHWAEGTVVSLTRWVDNLTAVVAPAPWGAEAGAGRRLQPLSAGELGSLPPSQLVELVQWSDLILFDYLTANFDRLVSNLFSLQWDPRVMRRATSNLLRAPDGGLVFMDNEAGLVHGYRLLSMWDPYNEPLLRSVCVFREGTARRVAELHRRRSAAAELRRRYRAREPLWARLGFLSERQAELLQARVDFVHRHIAHCRAQAAVL is encoded by the coding sequence ATGAAGCGGGCGAggcgggccgcgccgggccccctgcccctgctggggctgctgctgctgggcgcCCTGCCGGGGCTCTGGACGGTCATGctgcggcgggaggcggcggtgCAGTGGGAGCCGGATCCGGAGCCGCGCCCGCctgcggggccgcccccggggcggtggggctgggggcgctCCCCAGCGGCGCGGAGCGAGCCCGGCGGTGAGCAGAAAACTTTCCGGGCGCTGCTGGCGGTGCCGGCGGCGACGGCGGGCCGGGAGGAGTGGGGCGGCGAAGAGCGACTCGCTGCGGCCGGCTCGCGGCCGCCGGCCGCCGGCGCCTCTCCGGTGGAGCGCGGCATCTTCTGGAGCCGTGAGCTGGAGGAGCAGGTGCCGCCGGGCTTCGCggcggaggaggcggcggcgtGGCTGTCGGCCGCCCGTGCCGCCCGCGTGGCCTCGCTGgagcggggcggctgcgggcgcAGCTCCAACCGGCTGGCGCGGCTGTCGGACGGGAGCCGCGCCTGCGTCCGCTACGGCATCAACCCGGAGCAGATCCAAGGTGAGGCGCTCTCGTATCACCTGGCCGGGGTGCTGGGCATGCAGGAGCGGCTGCCGCCCATGGCCCTCGCCCTGGTGGAGGCCCGCGGGCGGCAGTGGGAGCCGGTGCGGGAGGAGCTGCGCGGCTCGCACTGGGCCGAGGGCACCGTGGTCAGCCTGACCCGCTGGGTGGACAACCTCACCGCCGTCGTGGCCCCCGCGCCCTGGGGCGCCGAGGCGGGCGCCGGCCGGCGGCTGCAGCCGCTGTCGGCAGGGGAATTGGGCAGCCTACCGCCGTCGCAGCTGGTGGAGCTGGTGCAGTGGAGCGACCTGATCCTCTTCGACTACCTGACGGCCAACTTCGACCGCCTGGTCAGCAACCTCTTCAGCCTGCAGTGGGACCCGCGGGTGATGCGCCGCGCCACCAGCAACCTGCTCCGCGCCCCTGACGGCGGGCTCGTCTTCATGGACAACGAGGCGGGGCTGGTGCACGGCTACCGCCTCCTCTCCATGTGGGACCCCTACAACGAGCCGCTGCTCCGCTCTGTCTGCGTCTTCCGCGAGGGCACGGCGCGTCGCGTCGCCGAGCTGCACCGCCgccgcagcgccgccgccgagcTGCGCCGCCGCTACCGGGCGCGGGAGCCGCTCTGGGCGCGCCTCGGCTTCCTCTCGGAGCGGCAGGCCGAGCTGCTGCAGGCCCGCGTTGACTTCGTGCACCGCCACATCGCCCACTGCCGTGCACAGGCCGCTGTGCTCTGA